From a region of the Streptomyces tirandamycinicus genome:
- a CDS encoding thioesterase II family protein: MDTRWFRRFGEPLAEAPRLLCFPHAGGAASAYAPMARRLSPVIDVVAIQYPGRQDRRNEAPADGILDLATRIADGIDLEDPRPLAFFGHSMGALVAFETARVLHGRSARAPVRLFLSGRGAPGPAPNPHDLLTDDAAVLAAVRNLGGTDASFLDDPELLAMVLPTLRADYGALAAYRWTAGPALNSPFTVLVGDSDPVVPVASVHGWARHTRQDNDVLVLAGGHFYLSERLDEVCAIVTGRLTTLSGGSSGIPDLGPIGSVGRRTEAGAGRTQAASGAGDAAAEGEPGRRDQRTAGSAVA; this comes from the coding sequence ATGGACACCAGGTGGTTCCGGCGGTTCGGTGAACCGCTGGCCGAGGCGCCCCGGCTGCTCTGCTTCCCGCACGCCGGCGGAGCGGCCAGCGCCTACGCGCCGATGGCCCGCCGACTGTCCCCGGTGATCGACGTAGTGGCCATCCAGTACCCCGGCCGCCAGGATCGACGCAACGAGGCACCGGCCGACGGCATCCTCGACCTCGCCACCCGCATAGCCGACGGGATCGATCTCGAGGACCCCCGGCCTCTCGCCTTCTTCGGCCACAGCATGGGAGCCCTCGTCGCCTTCGAGACCGCACGCGTCCTGCACGGCCGGTCCGCCCGGGCACCCGTCCGTCTCTTCCTGTCCGGGCGGGGCGCGCCCGGACCCGCCCCGAACCCGCACGACCTGCTCACAGATGACGCGGCCGTTCTCGCCGCGGTCCGGAACCTCGGAGGCACCGACGCCTCGTTCCTGGACGATCCCGAACTGCTGGCCATGGTGCTGCCGACGCTGCGCGCCGACTACGGAGCCCTGGCCGCGTACCGCTGGACGGCGGGTCCCGCGCTGAACAGCCCCTTCACCGTGCTCGTGGGCGATTCCGACCCGGTCGTACCGGTCGCGTCGGTGCACGGCTGGGCACGGCATACGCGACAGGACAACGATGTTCTGGTTCTTGCCGGGGGGCACTTCTATCTGAGCGAGCGGCTGGACGAGGTGTGCGCGATCGTCACCGGCCGCTTGACGACCCTGAGTGGGGGAAGCAGTGGAATTCCGGATCTTGGGCCCATTGGAAGCGTCGGCAGACGGACGGAAGCTGGCGCTGGGCGGACACAAGCAGCGAGCGGTGCTGGGGATGCTGCTGCTGAGGGCGAACCGGGTCGTCGCGACCAGCGAACTGCTGGCAGCGCTGTGGCCTGA
- a CDS encoding BTAD domain-containing putative transcriptional regulator: MLLLRANRVVATSELLAALWPEDNRPTTARKIVQNAVWGLRALFTEDTGEQHAAAPALVTQAPGYVLRVDPEHIDLYRFNHRVAEGRACLAAGRHEEAAGLLRAALDEWHGTALADLAEAGTDWPELTALSQSRLDVMEDRFEAELRSGRHHEILGELVSLAEEEPLRERLCGQLMLALYRCGRQAKALDVFSRVRRSMVEEHGLEPSRELQLLQQNILTHDLSLTPTPRLAAAPERGLPPSYSRPVPEQRGTERPVRRLAMVPPSARPEQGSRPEQGPRADPVLRTERRKVALLLVRTGFPDQATAFAELRSSVTLHDAVTAVAESVVELGGTLAGSLGYISMAVFGLEGDGRDASFDAVLAAIELRARLSQVPGPTWHAVVSAGEVLVRRDPQDAYTSVSVVGRLVDEARSLLATVPAGEIQLTGDAVRNTAGLVRQAPHERPGVRVVTGLRSDDDAALPASPGDHGAERTVLKGLMDRTRRHDAPHLVTILGDQGTGKTRLLTDFLRDIQGGAARVVRVRAGQDTWWTVPDLLRLCCGLGAADAESDRLAEVVRRVAGRGTTAARLLRQIRATQECGAEAGDALQRERDALESWRDLLVLLAREQPLVLCVDDAHLAEHAVLDLLEWLASEPQDAPLFMVVCARPALLKRRPFWGAGLRHAGTLTLEGMPGPADQELGAGWVREPAVRQ, encoded by the coding sequence ATGCTGCTGCTGAGGGCGAACCGGGTCGTCGCGACCAGCGAACTGCTGGCAGCGCTGTGGCCTGAGGACAACCGGCCCACGACCGCCCGCAAGATCGTGCAGAACGCGGTGTGGGGGCTGCGTGCGCTGTTCACCGAGGACACCGGGGAACAGCACGCTGCCGCGCCCGCCCTCGTCACCCAGGCCCCCGGCTACGTCCTGCGCGTCGACCCCGAGCACATCGATCTGTACAGGTTCAACCACCGGGTCGCGGAGGGCCGGGCCTGCCTGGCCGCCGGACGCCACGAGGAGGCGGCCGGGCTGCTGCGCGCGGCCCTCGACGAGTGGCACGGCACCGCGCTCGCCGACCTCGCCGAGGCGGGCACCGACTGGCCCGAGCTCACCGCCCTCAGCCAGTCGCGCCTCGACGTCATGGAGGACCGTTTCGAGGCCGAGCTGCGCAGCGGCCGGCACCACGAGATCCTCGGCGAACTGGTCTCCCTCGCCGAGGAGGAACCGCTGCGCGAACGGCTCTGCGGCCAGCTGATGCTGGCCCTGTACCGGTGCGGCCGGCAGGCGAAGGCGCTGGACGTCTTCAGCCGAGTCCGCCGGTCCATGGTGGAGGAGCACGGACTGGAGCCGTCGCGCGAACTCCAGCTGCTGCAGCAGAACATCCTCACCCACGACCTGTCCTTGACCCCCACCCCCCGGCTCGCCGCGGCGCCGGAGCGCGGCCTGCCGCCGTCGTACTCCCGGCCGGTGCCGGAGCAGCGCGGCACCGAACGGCCCGTGCGGCGCCTGGCGATGGTGCCGCCGTCCGCCAGGCCCGAGCAGGGCTCGCGGCCGGAGCAGGGCCCGCGGGCCGACCCGGTCCTGCGCACCGAGCGCCGGAAGGTCGCGCTGCTGCTGGTGCGCACCGGCTTCCCCGACCAGGCCACGGCCTTCGCCGAGCTGCGCTCGTCCGTCACCCTGCACGACGCCGTCACCGCCGTCGCCGAGAGCGTCGTCGAACTCGGCGGCACCCTCGCCGGATCGCTCGGCTACATCTCGATGGCCGTGTTCGGGCTGGAGGGCGACGGGCGCGACGCCTCGTTCGACGCGGTGCTTGCGGCCATCGAGCTGCGGGCCCGGCTGAGCCAGGTGCCCGGACCGACCTGGCACGCGGTCGTCTCGGCCGGCGAGGTGCTGGTCCGCCGCGACCCGCAGGACGCGTACACCTCCGTGTCCGTCGTCGGGCGGCTGGTGGACGAGGCGCGCTCGCTGCTCGCCACCGTCCCGGCCGGCGAAATCCAGCTCACCGGCGACGCGGTGCGGAACACCGCCGGACTCGTCCGGCAGGCCCCGCACGAGCGTCCCGGCGTACGGGTGGTGACCGGGCTGCGGTCCGACGACGACGCCGCGCTGCCCGCTTCGCCCGGCGACCACGGAGCCGAACGCACCGTGCTCAAGGGCCTGATGGACCGCACCCGCCGGCATGACGCGCCGCACCTGGTGACCATCCTGGGCGACCAGGGCACCGGCAAGACCCGGCTCCTCACCGACTTCCTCCGCGACATCCAGGGCGGGGCCGCCCGGGTGGTGCGGGTGCGGGCCGGTCAGGACACCTGGTGGACTGTGCCCGACCTGCTGCGGCTGTGCTGCGGTCTGGGGGCGGCCGACGCGGAGAGCGACCGGCTCGCCGAGGTCGTCCGCAGGGTCGCGGGACGCGGCACGACCGCCGCACGGCTGCTGCGGCAGATCCGCGCGACTCAGGAGTGCGGGGCCGAGGCCGGTGACGCTCTCCAGCGGGAGCGCGACGCGCTGGAGAGCTGGCGCGACCTGCTGGTGCTGCTCGCCCGGGAACAGCCGTTGGTGCTGTGCGTGGACGACGCCCACCTCGCCGAGCACGCCGTCCTGGACCTGCTGGAGTGGCTGGCCTCCGAGCCGCAGGACGCGCCGCTGTTCATGGTGGTGTGCGCCCGGCCGGCCCTGCTGAAGCGGCGGCCCTTCTGGGGCGCCGGACTGCGCCACGCCGGCACCCTCACCCTGGAAGGCATGCCCGGACCGGCCGACCAGGAACTCGGCGCCGGCTGGGTACGGGAGCCCGCCGTGCGCCAGTAG
- a CDS encoding BTAD domain-containing putative transcriptional regulator, with protein MEFRLLGPLEVGSTAGPVRLGGTRQRAALAYLLLHANQVVSARQLTAALWPADQVPDTARKILQNAVWRLRRSLTVPNDEPDAAQLMTRAPGYMVRVPAERVDLLRFQRLAAQGRAALSSGDAERARGALREALALWRGPALADLAEVGLEWPELIALEQKRLDVMEDCFEVELQCGEHKSVLRDLDGFVRAEPLRERAAQQLMLALYRCGRQADALGVYTRIHAALVEGLGLEPGRGIQQLQRSILAQDPQLDLPVRPRPDSVSSAAVAPAARARPEPHAGQGGGPANAYHGRTGHASPAPAGPAPAAASGGRTTGALPAAAHAHALFTPLSAPLKAPSSAGTGTEEAQTQQLSSVLMLRFGFGTCDGMSPDDVDHVLDSVCELARQEVAGAGGMVATSIGSVLLGLFTEDRRALEDGAERAIRAALAVRDCLITLGSPPGRPAPVVQGLSVHAAVATGTALVYRWPAPAPGTGRPWTGGDLVDQCDAMLSRTPAGKVHVCDVTRRRTQHRVDYRRVATSPARWQVLAIEQTPDDEPAPYYTLPHSPR; from the coding sequence ATGGAGTTCCGACTGCTCGGACCACTCGAAGTGGGGAGTACGGCCGGGCCGGTCCGGCTCGGCGGCACACGGCAGCGCGCGGCCCTGGCCTATCTGCTGCTGCACGCCAACCAGGTGGTGTCCGCGCGGCAGCTGACGGCTGCGCTGTGGCCCGCCGACCAGGTGCCCGATACCGCGCGCAAGATCCTGCAGAACGCGGTGTGGCGGCTGCGCCGGTCGCTGACGGTGCCGAACGACGAGCCGGACGCGGCGCAGCTGATGACCCGGGCGCCGGGGTACATGGTGCGGGTGCCCGCCGAGCGGGTCGATCTGCTGCGGTTCCAGCGGCTGGCGGCGCAGGGCCGGGCGGCCCTGTCGTCCGGTGACGCGGAGCGGGCCCGGGGTGCGCTGCGGGAGGCGCTGGCCCTGTGGCGCGGTCCGGCGCTCGCGGATCTGGCCGAGGTGGGGCTGGAGTGGCCGGAGCTGATCGCGCTGGAGCAGAAGCGGCTCGACGTGATGGAGGACTGCTTCGAAGTCGAACTCCAATGCGGTGAACACAAGTCCGTACTGCGGGACCTGGACGGGTTCGTCCGCGCCGAACCGCTCCGGGAGCGCGCCGCGCAGCAACTGATGCTGGCGCTGTACCGGTGCGGACGCCAGGCCGACGCCCTCGGCGTGTACACCCGCATCCACGCCGCCCTCGTCGAGGGCCTCGGCCTGGAGCCCGGCCGGGGCATCCAGCAGCTCCAGCGCTCCATCCTCGCCCAGGACCCCCAACTGGACCTGCCCGTCCGGCCCCGCCCAGACTCCGTGTCCTCCGCCGCCGTCGCCCCCGCGGCCCGCGCGCGGCCCGAGCCACACGCCGGGCAGGGCGGCGGCCCTGCCAACGCGTACCACGGCCGGACGGGACACGCCTCCCCCGCCCCGGCCGGGCCGGCGCCGGCCGCCGCGTCCGGCGGCCGGACCACGGGCGCGTTGCCGGCCGCCGCGCACGCCCATGCCCTCTTCACTCCATTGAGTGCTCCCTTGAAGGCTCCCTCGAGCGCCGGGACCGGTACCGAGGAGGCGCAGACCCAGCAGCTCAGCAGTGTGCTGATGCTGCGGTTCGGTTTCGGCACGTGCGACGGCATGTCACCGGATGACGTCGACCACGTCCTCGACAGCGTCTGCGAACTGGCCCGCCAGGAGGTCGCCGGTGCGGGCGGCATGGTGGCGACCTCGATCGGTTCGGTGCTGCTCGGGCTGTTCACGGAGGACCGGCGCGCCCTGGAGGACGGCGCCGAACGCGCGATCCGGGCCGCGCTGGCCGTCCGGGACTGCCTCATCACCCTCGGGTCCCCGCCCGGCCGGCCCGCACCGGTGGTCCAGGGTCTGTCCGTGCACGCCGCCGTCGCCACGGGCACGGCCCTGGTGTACAGGTGGCCCGCCCCGGCGCCCGGCACCGGCCGGCCGTGGACCGGCGGCGACCTCGTCGACCAGTGCGACGCGATGCTGAGCCGCACTCCGGCGGGCAAGGTCCACGTGTGCGACGTCACCCGCCGCCGCACCCAGCACCGCGTCGACTACCGCCGGGTGGCCACCTCCCCCGCCCGCTGGCAGGTCCTGGCGATCGAACAGACCCCGGACGACGAGCCCGCCCCCTACTACACCCTCCCTCACTCCCCCCGGTGA
- a CDS encoding aspartate aminotransferase family protein — protein sequence MDTNNSAAEGPELAEPYLREVLDMAGLAVEYVRAGGNTLYQRGADGGEIAIADFAGGYGSVLLGHNHPDIVRCARELLEAGTPVHAQFSRHPYANRLASELNRIVHRELGTDEPYYAIFANTGAEAVEAAVKHAEMDRGMRIVALGEELQRSADSARDAVAGGSVVADRVLRRFGVSAAAGPAAAFAELERHLTEHNTAQLERPPLFLALEGGFHGKLGTSVQLTHNEAYRTPFRSLAAQARFVPWERPEALKEIHERDRGVCFELVVADGQVDVAEREFPVFCAFLLEPIQGEGGIHVLTAEFAEAIQRFCEEIDCPVIVDEIQAGMGRTGTLLASSQVGLRGDYYTLAKTLGGGIAKTSVMLVRETRYRREFEIVHSSTFAKDSFSCTVALKVLELLETDGGAYRRVEERGAALRAMLESVRADFPEQVQEVRGKGLMLGLEFRDQSDAESEAVRGLAGSGLFGYFLAGHLLREHRVRTFPTASAVNTLRFEPSIELADEEIARLETGLRDICALLRDGDGSRLAGAATG from the coding sequence ATGGACACCAACAACTCCGCGGCCGAAGGGCCGGAACTCGCCGAACCGTATCTCCGCGAAGTGCTGGACATGGCCGGTCTGGCCGTCGAGTACGTGCGCGCCGGGGGAAACACGCTGTACCAGCGCGGGGCGGACGGTGGCGAGATCGCGATCGCCGACTTCGCCGGCGGCTACGGGTCGGTGCTGCTCGGCCACAACCATCCGGACATCGTCCGGTGCGCCCGGGAGCTGCTGGAGGCGGGAACCCCCGTGCACGCCCAGTTCTCCCGCCACCCCTACGCCAACCGTCTGGCGTCCGAGCTGAACCGTATCGTCCACCGGGAACTCGGCACGGACGAGCCGTACTACGCCATCTTCGCCAACACCGGTGCCGAGGCCGTCGAGGCGGCCGTCAAGCACGCCGAGATGGACCGGGGCATGCGGATCGTCGCGCTCGGTGAGGAACTCCAGCGGTCCGCGGACTCGGCGCGGGACGCCGTGGCCGGCGGCTCGGTGGTCGCCGACCGGGTCCTGCGGCGGTTCGGTGTGAGCGCCGCGGCGGGTCCGGCCGCGGCGTTCGCGGAGCTGGAGCGGCACCTCACGGAGCACAACACCGCCCAGCTGGAGCGCCCGCCGCTGTTCCTCGCCCTGGAGGGCGGCTTCCACGGCAAGCTGGGCACGAGTGTGCAGCTGACGCACAACGAGGCCTACCGCACGCCGTTCCGCTCGCTGGCCGCGCAGGCGCGGTTCGTGCCGTGGGAGCGGCCCGAGGCGCTGAAGGAGATCCACGAGCGCGACCGCGGCGTCTGCTTCGAACTGGTCGTCGCCGATGGGCAGGTGGACGTCGCGGAGCGGGAGTTCCCTGTGTTCTGCGCCTTCCTGCTGGAGCCGATCCAGGGCGAGGGCGGCATCCACGTGCTGACCGCAGAGTTCGCCGAGGCGATCCAGCGCTTCTGCGAGGAGATCGACTGCCCGGTGATCGTCGACGAGATCCAGGCGGGCATGGGCCGCACCGGCACCCTGCTGGCCTCCTCCCAGGTGGGCCTGCGCGGCGACTACTACACGCTTGCCAAGACGCTCGGCGGTGGCATCGCCAAGACGTCGGTGATGCTGGTGCGCGAGACCCGCTACCGGCGGGAGTTCGAGATCGTGCACAGCTCGACCTTCGCCAAGGACAGCTTCTCCTGCACCGTCGCGCTGAAGGTCCTGGAGCTGCTGGAGACCGACGGCGGCGCCTACCGCCGGGTCGAGGAACGCGGCGCGGCCCTGCGGGCCATGCTGGAGTCGGTCCGCGCCGACTTCCCCGAGCAGGTGCAGGAGGTCCGCGGCAAGGGGCTGATGCTGGGCCTGGAGTTCCGGGACCAGTCGGACGCGGAGTCGGAGGCGGTTCGCGGGCTGGCCGGGTCCGGGCTCTTCGGGTACTTCCTCGCCGGACACCTGCTGCGCGAGCACCGGGTACGGACCTTCCCGACGGCCAGCGCGGTCAACACCCTGCGGTTCGAGCCGTCGATCGAGCTGGCCGACGAGGAGATCGCCCGGCTGGAGACCGGCCTGCGGGACATCTGCGCGCTGCTGCGCGACGGTGACGGCTCGCGCCTGGCGGGGGCGGCCACCGGCTGA
- a CDS encoding flavin reductase family protein, with amino-acid sequence MPSPPAHDAVTPAVLRSVMSRFATGVTVITVGGEHLHAMTANAFSSVSLEPPSVLCSVGHSAVMHGALTSAGRFAVNILDVDQEPLARHFADKKRTLGATQFDGVPWTPGEHTGAPLLGGSLAWLECELTAAHEFGDHTIFIGTVVGAGQFTKGHGLLFVDGRFGRPESSAR; translated from the coding sequence GTGCCCAGCCCGCCCGCCCACGACGCGGTGACCCCCGCGGTGCTGCGATCCGTGATGTCGCGTTTCGCCACCGGAGTCACCGTCATCACCGTGGGCGGGGAACACCTGCACGCGATGACCGCCAACGCCTTCAGCTCGGTGTCCCTGGAACCGCCCTCGGTGCTGTGCAGTGTGGGGCACAGCGCGGTGATGCACGGGGCGCTGACCTCGGCGGGGCGGTTCGCCGTCAACATACTCGACGTCGACCAGGAGCCGCTGGCCCGGCACTTCGCCGACAAGAAGCGCACCCTGGGCGCCACCCAGTTCGACGGCGTCCCGTGGACGCCGGGCGAGCACACCGGCGCCCCGCTTCTGGGCGGATCGCTGGCCTGGCTGGAATGCGAACTCACCGCCGCGCACGAGTTCGGTGACCACACCATCTTCATCGGCACAGTGGTCGGAGCGGGCCAGTTCACCAAGGGCCATGGACTGCTGTTCGTCGACGGCCGATTCGGTCGCCCCGAGTCGTCCGCGCGCTGA
- a CDS encoding NAD(P)-dependent oxidoreductase, with amino-acid sequence MTGNGRSPVTVIGLGLMGQALAAAFLKGGHPTTVWNRSADKATDLVSSGAVLADTPDEAVSAADLIVVCVSDDDALHGVLDPVAEKLRGRVVANLTSGSSDQARANAAWSAEWGFDYLDGAIMTVPAGVGAPESVFFYAGPQKAYDRHAEALALLGGGTTYLGEDHALAPLYDVALLGMMWGTLNSFLQGAALLATADVKASEFLPWAIKWVDAVKMFATDYAGQIDAGDGAYPARDATMDVHAGALKHLLHESESQGVNAELPRFVQGLMQRTIAAGFGQNSYASMIELFRAPEK; translated from the coding sequence ATGACTGGCAATGGCCGTTCACCGGTGACCGTCATCGGCCTCGGGCTGATGGGCCAGGCGCTGGCCGCCGCCTTCCTGAAGGGCGGCCACCCGACCACCGTCTGGAACCGGTCCGCCGACAAGGCGACGGATCTGGTGTCCTCGGGAGCCGTGCTCGCCGACACCCCGGACGAGGCGGTCTCGGCCGCCGACTTGATCGTCGTCTGCGTGTCGGACGACGACGCGCTGCACGGCGTACTCGACCCGGTGGCCGAGAAGCTGCGCGGCCGCGTGGTGGCCAACCTGACCTCCGGCTCCTCGGACCAGGCGCGGGCCAACGCCGCGTGGTCCGCCGAGTGGGGCTTCGACTACCTCGACGGCGCCATCATGACCGTGCCGGCGGGCGTCGGAGCCCCCGAGTCGGTGTTCTTCTACGCCGGTCCCCAGAAGGCCTACGACCGCCACGCCGAGGCGTTGGCCCTGCTCGGCGGCGGCACCACCTACCTCGGTGAGGACCACGCCCTGGCCCCGCTGTACGACGTGGCGCTGCTCGGCATGATGTGGGGGACGCTCAACAGCTTCCTCCAGGGCGCGGCGCTGCTGGCCACGGCGGACGTCAAGGCGTCGGAGTTCCTGCCCTGGGCGATCAAGTGGGTGGACGCCGTCAAGATGTTCGCCACCGACTACGCTGGGCAGATCGACGCCGGTGACGGCGCCTATCCCGCTCGGGACGCCACCATGGACGTGCACGCCGGCGCGCTGAAGCACCTGCTGCACGAGAGCGAGTCCCAGGGCGTCAACGCCGAACTGCCTCGCTTCGTCCAGGGCCTGATGCAGCGCACCATCGCCGCGGGCTTCGGGCAGAACAGCTACGCCAGCATGATCGAGCTGTTCCGCGCGCCGGAGAAGTAG
- a CDS encoding acyl-CoA dehydrogenase family protein, protein MATEEELASVLDGVRAAVPVLRRNGEESEQRRWIVEENVQVLEKAGVFRSAVPRTYGGLDLDAAQQARVISEVARGCPSTGWLTMVWLTSAWAVSLYPDRAQEEVFASGSTRVSIVFAPSGTLKPVDGGYRLDGTWRYNSGVRGADWDLLAALVELPDGTHQELVALVPTAELAVEDDWYVSSGAGTGSCTVKAADLFVPAHRTVPLEEAMVSATGNRSNTGATGRNYGLLGYILSSVAATLVGIAEGAYGLFLERVPGRGITYTDWTDQREHPPTQQQLAVAANKIEAARALSERWLEVLQRAADAGEQPTDEEKAVIRGQTAYAGQLAKEAVETLYAASGGSVIRTDVDLQRFHRDIQGFSLHALVQLGANLEVQGRVLMGLEPGTYFL, encoded by the coding sequence ATGGCCACCGAAGAAGAACTCGCCTCCGTGCTCGACGGCGTGCGCGCCGCCGTGCCGGTGCTCCGCCGCAACGGGGAGGAGAGCGAGCAGCGGCGCTGGATCGTCGAGGAGAACGTCCAGGTCCTGGAGAAGGCCGGGGTCTTCCGCTCCGCGGTGCCCAGGACGTACGGCGGTCTCGACCTGGACGCCGCGCAGCAGGCGCGGGTCATCTCCGAGGTCGCACGCGGCTGCCCGTCGACCGGCTGGCTGACGATGGTGTGGCTCACCAGTGCGTGGGCGGTCAGCCTCTACCCCGACCGGGCGCAGGAGGAGGTCTTCGCCTCCGGCTCCACGCGGGTGTCGATCGTCTTCGCGCCCAGCGGCACCCTCAAGCCGGTTGACGGCGGCTACCGGCTGGACGGCACCTGGCGGTACAACTCCGGTGTCCGCGGCGCCGACTGGGACCTGCTGGCCGCTCTGGTGGAGCTGCCCGACGGCACGCACCAGGAGCTGGTCGCGCTGGTGCCGACGGCCGAACTGGCCGTGGAGGACGACTGGTACGTCTCGTCCGGCGCGGGCACCGGCAGCTGCACGGTCAAGGCCGCCGACCTGTTCGTGCCGGCGCACCGCACGGTGCCGCTGGAGGAGGCCATGGTCAGCGCGACCGGCAACCGCTCCAACACCGGGGCGACCGGGCGCAACTACGGGCTGCTCGGTTACATCCTGTCCAGTGTGGCGGCGACCCTCGTCGGCATCGCCGAGGGCGCCTACGGGCTGTTCCTGGAGCGGGTGCCGGGCCGCGGCATCACCTACACGGACTGGACGGACCAGCGCGAGCACCCGCCGACCCAGCAGCAGCTGGCCGTCGCCGCCAACAAGATCGAGGCGGCGCGCGCCCTGTCCGAGCGCTGGCTGGAGGTGCTCCAGCGGGCGGCCGACGCGGGCGAGCAGCCGACCGACGAGGAGAAGGCCGTCATCCGCGGCCAGACGGCGTACGCGGGCCAGCTGGCCAAGGAGGCGGTCGAGACGCTGTACGCGGCCAGCGGCGGCTCGGTGATCCGCACCGATGTCGACCTCCAGCGCTTCCACCGCGACATCCAGGGCTTCTCGCTGCACGCCCTGGTGCAGCTGGGCGCCAACCTGGAGGTGCAGGGCCGCGTGCTGATGGGCCTGGAGCCCGGCACGTACTTCCTGTGA
- a CDS encoding maleylpyruvate isomerase N-terminal domain-containing protein, translating to MNEPWDSLVSAAAEDSAALLEKCAGDWSRPAGELTWSCTQTVDHLSQAVYGYAALLIARPTDRYVALRVAMDASAPADEIAESVRIGGTLLAQTVRTTDPGAWAWHPWGPGDASAFAAAGALELLVHSRDIAQGFGIEAALDGELCAPVVDRLFPEAPSGQRPADTLLWCAGRIALPGLPRRTDWRWDGTAR from the coding sequence ATGAACGAGCCTTGGGACTCCCTTGTTTCCGCCGCCGCCGAGGACAGCGCGGCACTTCTCGAGAAATGCGCCGGGGACTGGTCCCGGCCCGCCGGTGAACTGACCTGGAGCTGTACGCAGACCGTCGACCACCTCTCCCAGGCGGTGTACGGCTACGCGGCGCTGCTGATCGCCCGCCCGACCGACCGCTATGTGGCGCTGCGGGTCGCGATGGACGCGTCGGCGCCCGCCGACGAGATCGCGGAGAGCGTCAGGATCGGCGGCACCCTGCTCGCCCAGACCGTGCGCACCACGGACCCCGGCGCCTGGGCCTGGCACCCCTGGGGTCCCGGTGACGCGAGCGCGTTCGCCGCCGCCGGAGCCCTGGAACTCCTGGTGCACAGCCGCGACATCGCCCAGGGCTTCGGCATCGAGGCGGCCCTGGACGGCGAGCTGTGCGCGCCGGTCGTCGACCGCCTGTTCCCCGAGGCGCCGAGCGGTCAGCGGCCGGCCGACACCCTGCTGTGGTGCGCCGGCCGGATCGCGCTGCCCGGCCTGCCCCGGCGCACGGACTGGCGCTGGGACGGCACCGCGCGCTGA
- a CDS encoding YybH family protein, which yields MAYNFSTDFDPNNPDLTDDPDTQNEVFLQAFNTGDGAIFDSLYRKDSISNFSGEPLTGGARLAWFKEFLAAKPSLKAELTHSYVAGDVALVGVRYSIDTVGKDGEPVHLEGVCTDVLRRIEDGRWLMAIDRPVASTGLVAAE from the coding sequence ATGGCCTACAACTTCAGCACCGACTTCGACCCGAACAACCCTGACCTCACCGACGACCCCGACACCCAGAACGAGGTCTTCCTCCAGGCGTTCAACACCGGCGACGGGGCGATCTTCGACAGCCTCTACCGCAAGGACTCCATCTCCAACTTCTCCGGCGAGCCCCTCACCGGAGGGGCGCGGCTGGCCTGGTTCAAGGAGTTCCTGGCCGCCAAGCCCTCGCTGAAAGCGGAGCTGACCCACTCGTACGTGGCCGGCGACGTGGCCCTGGTCGGCGTCCGGTACAGCATCGACACCGTGGGCAAGGACGGCGAGCCGGTCCACCTCGAGGGCGTCTGCACCGACGTGCTGCGCCGCATCGAGGACGGCCGCTGGCTGATGGCCATCGACCGTCCGGTGGCCTCGACGGGCCTGGTGGCCGCCGAGTAA